From the Nodularia sp. NIES-3585 genome, one window contains:
- a CDS encoding serine O-acetyltransferase — MNTPLELKENIGEAQLFTLSLWQQIQEDWIAHGRDWTKPGFRAVAIQRFGVWRMKIKSKFFRAPLSLFYGMLYRKVRNTYGIELPYTVQLGRRVIIEHQGAIVIHGYCSIGDDSIIRQGVTLGNRYLDFPFDAPKLGKGVNVGAGAKIFGDIKIGDGANIGANAVVLVDVPAGATAVGIPAKIITSSQSEYKRETRN; from the coding sequence ATGAATACACCATTAGAATTAAAAGAAAACATAGGCGAAGCACAACTTTTTACTTTAAGTCTTTGGCAGCAGATTCAAGAAGACTGGATTGCTCACGGACGAGATTGGACAAAGCCAGGATTCAGAGCAGTGGCAATTCAGCGTTTTGGAGTATGGAGGATGAAGATTAAATCTAAATTTTTCCGCGCACCTTTGAGTCTCTTCTATGGGATGTTATATCGTAAAGTTCGCAATACCTATGGTATTGAACTACCCTATACTGTTCAACTTGGTCGGCGTGTAATTATTGAACACCAAGGAGCGATTGTTATTCATGGGTACTGTTCTATTGGTGATGATAGTATTATCCGCCAAGGTGTTACTTTGGGTAACCGCTATCTAGATTTTCCCTTTGATGCACCAAAGTTAGGTAAAGGTGTCAATGTTGGTGCTGGGGCAAAAATATTTGGTGATATCAAGATTGGGGATGGTGCAAATATTGGTGCTAACGCTGTAGTTCTAGTTGATGTTCCAGCAGGAGCAACCGCAGTTGGTATACCTGCAAAAATTATCACTTCTTCTCAGTCTGAATACAAACGGGAAACCAGAAATTAA
- a CDS encoding polysaccharide biosynthesis tyrosine autokinase, with translation METKNYPDEIDIQKYWLVLKRRWLIIAAVSTACAALGGVNFFIQPTTYQASGKLLFQLNRTSSLTGVGGRIGDLESIGANPLDTQALLVRSTPIIEDVINTLELKDQENNLLRPESININIERIMGTDGLQVSYVSEEPQLAKEVVNQVMKSYIANNILANRSEAIAAATFIQQQLPQAKKELEEITEALRQFKTQNQIVDLQEEKNATVTIVLALDEELNNARALLADVSAQEKQIIGQLNLPAEQALAITSLSQESGVQEVLGELQKVQTNLAIQQTRYTDQNPHIANLKNQEAALASLLQQRITESLGYPMQIPPTMLQMGEIRQEIVSEFVKLKSQRLGLAEKIQSISNFRNSYSQRVSNLPSLEKRQGELERKLSRAEKNYENLLTRFQDIKIVESQTIGNARVLQYAEIGSNSSANKKKIIILLGGGFVGLLLGVAAAFFIDLIDRRVKTAKEAEELFGYTLLGLIPVFETKNISNTLDTEEPIVEQFSPRIVVETSPRSVIHESYQMLQANLKFMSLDKKVRTIVVTSSVPGEGKSEVSANLAAVMAQVGRKVLLVDADMRQPSQHHLWGLLNSIGLSNVMVGQEELSDTIKQITPNLSVLTTGVIPPNPLALIDSECMTSLINRLNQQYDYIIFDTPPLIGTVDAAVLGKMVDGVLVVVRPGVVDSTSVTGAKTLLSRSEANILGIVANGIDVKQEPGNYFYYSSARSEQSVEKTDPVPLS, from the coding sequence ATGGAAACTAAAAACTATCCTGACGAAATCGATATTCAAAAATATTGGCTCGTTTTAAAGCGGCGTTGGTTGATAATTGCAGCGGTGTCTACTGCTTGTGCTGCATTGGGTGGAGTTAATTTCTTCATCCAACCAACGACATATCAAGCAAGTGGAAAGCTATTGTTTCAATTAAACCGAACCTCATCACTCACAGGTGTTGGTGGCAGAATAGGTGATCTGGAATCAATTGGAGCAAATCCTCTGGATACACAAGCCTTACTAGTTCGGTCTACGCCCATCATAGAAGATGTAATTAATACTCTCGAACTCAAAGATCAAGAAAATAATCTTCTCAGACCAGAATCAATTAACATCAATATTGAGCGAATTATGGGGACTGATGGACTTCAGGTTTCTTATGTATCTGAAGAGCCTCAATTGGCGAAAGAAGTAGTCAATCAAGTGATGAAATCTTATATTGCCAATAACATCTTAGCAAACCGATCAGAAGCGATCGCCGCCGCTACATTCATTCAACAACAGTTACCACAGGCAAAAAAAGAGTTAGAAGAAATTACGGAAGCATTGCGACAGTTTAAGACTCAGAATCAGATTGTAGATTTGCAGGAAGAAAAAAATGCCACCGTCACAATTGTCCTTGCTCTTGATGAGGAATTAAATAATGCTCGCGCTCTATTAGCAGATGTAAGCGCTCAAGAAAAACAAATAATTGGTCAACTAAATCTGCCTGCGGAACAAGCTTTAGCCATCACATCTTTAAGCCAAGAATCTGGTGTACAAGAAGTTTTAGGAGAGCTACAGAAAGTTCAAACTAATCTGGCAATTCAACAGACTCGATACACCGACCAGAATCCACATATAGCTAATCTTAAAAATCAAGAAGCAGCTTTAGCAAGTTTATTACAGCAGCGAATAACAGAGTCCTTGGGATATCCAATGCAGATTCCTCCAACTATGTTACAAATGGGGGAAATTCGCCAAGAAATAGTTTCAGAATTTGTGAAATTAAAGTCTCAACGCTTGGGTTTAGCAGAAAAAATTCAATCAATCTCAAACTTCAGAAATTCTTACAGTCAAAGAGTATCTAACCTACCAAGTTTAGAAAAAAGACAAGGAGAGCTAGAGCGAAAATTATCACGGGCAGAAAAAAACTATGAAAATCTTTTGACAAGATTTCAGGACATAAAAATAGTAGAAAGTCAAACTATTGGTAACGCTCGCGTACTGCAATATGCCGAAATTGGTAGTAACTCATCCGCAAATAAGAAGAAAATAATAATTTTACTAGGCGGAGGATTTGTCGGCTTACTACTTGGTGTAGCTGCTGCCTTTTTTATCGACCTCATTGACAGAAGAGTAAAGACTGCTAAAGAAGCAGAAGAACTTTTTGGTTATACTTTATTAGGGTTAATTCCTGTTTTTGAAACAAAAAATATATCTAATACATTAGACACTGAAGAACCAATTGTAGAACAATTTTCTCCCCGAATTGTTGTAGAAACATCACCTCGTTCAGTTATTCATGAGTCATACCAGATGCTTCAGGCAAATCTGAAGTTTATGAGCCTAGATAAAAAAGTTCGTACAATTGTCGTGACGAGTTCGGTTCCTGGAGAGGGAAAATCAGAAGTTTCTGCTAATTTAGCTGCGGTTATGGCTCAGGTGGGTAGAAAAGTGCTTTTAGTTGATGCCGATATGCGTCAACCTTCTCAACATCATCTTTGGGGTTTATTAAACTCCATAGGTTTAAGTAATGTCATGGTTGGTCAAGAGGAATTGTCTGATACCATAAAACAAATTACACCTAATTTATCTGTACTTACAACTGGAGTTATCCCGCCTAATCCTTTGGCATTGATTGACTCTGAATGTATGACCAGTTTAATTAATAGATTAAATCAACAATATGATTACATAATTTTTGATACACCTCCTCTGATCGGAACTGTTGATGCAGCAGTTCTAGGCAAGATGGTAGATGGAGTCTTAGTTGTAGTTAGACCTGGCGTTGTAGATTCCACTAGCGTGACTGGAGCCAAAACCCTACTTTCACGTTCAGAAGCGAATATTTTGGGAATTGTGGCTAATGGGATCGATGTTAAGCAGGAACCTGGTAATTACTTTTACTACAGTAGTGCGCGTTCAGAACAAAGTGTGGAAAAAACAGATCCTGTCCCGTTGTCCTAA
- a CDS encoding WecB/TagA/CpsF family glycosyltransferase, producing the protein MKKVKLLNVAIDNMTMVELLNKLQYNGVVFTPNVNHIMQLQKKLNFYDVYREADYIVCDSKILMYASRFLNTPIKEKISGSDLFPSFYTHFKDDENVKIFLLGSEAEVVKTAQQNINAKVGRNMVVAAHSPSFGFEKNEQECQEIINLINASGANVLAIGVGAPKQEMWITKYKNQLQEITVFLAIGATIDFEAGNVQRSPKWMSEIGLEWLYRILSEPKRLWKRYFFDAMPFLFLLLQQRLNLYKDPWLAVKQNHFNQQEEMRFVQREETQEGTIM; encoded by the coding sequence ATGAAGAAAGTTAAATTGTTGAATGTCGCCATTGACAACATGACAATGGTAGAATTGTTAAATAAATTGCAATACAATGGTGTGGTATTTACGCCTAATGTGAATCACATTATGCAATTGCAAAAAAAACTGAACTTTTATGATGTTTATAGAGAAGCAGATTACATAGTTTGTGATAGTAAAATATTGATGTATGCATCTCGTTTTCTAAACACACCCATTAAAGAAAAAATTTCAGGATCAGATTTATTTCCATCTTTTTATACTCATTTCAAGGATGATGAGAATGTGAAAATATTTTTGCTAGGGTCTGAAGCAGAAGTAGTTAAGACTGCCCAGCAAAATATTAATGCTAAGGTGGGACGAAATATGGTTGTTGCAGCCCATTCACCTTCCTTTGGATTTGAAAAGAATGAGCAAGAGTGCCAAGAGATTATCAATCTGATTAACGCTTCTGGAGCTAACGTTCTAGCAATTGGTGTAGGTGCGCCTAAGCAAGAAATGTGGATCACAAAATATAAAAACCAACTACAGGAAATTACAGTCTTCTTGGCTATTGGTGCAACCATTGACTTTGAGGCAGGAAATGTTCAGAGATCGCCAAAATGGATGAGTGAAATTGGCTTGGAGTGGCTGTACAGGATCTTAAGTGAACCCAAGCGCCTGTGGAAAAGATATTTCTTTGATGCCATGCCATTTTTGTTTTTGTTATTGCAACAAAGATTGAATTTATACAAAGATCCTTGGTTAGCAGTTAAGCAGAATCACTTTAATCAGCAGGAGGAGATGAGGTTCGTCCAAAGGGAAGAAACGCAGGAAGGGACTATTATGTAG
- the lpxD gene encoding UDP-3-O-(3-hydroxymyristoyl)glucosamine N-acyltransferase, which translates to MKFSEIASKFAEAATDNSFSNSPDQDPEITGLAALDEATLGDLSYVEGAKFASLVSQTNASALILPQDKTLQVQAQERGMAWIATPDPRLLFAQAIALFYQPYRPAPEIHPTAVIHSTAKVGQDVYIGPHAVVQQGVEIGNGAIIHPNVVIYPDAKIGDRTTLHANCTIHERTRIGPDCVIHSGAVIGAEGFGFVPTRTGWLKMEQSGYTVLEDHVEVGCNSAIDRPAVGETRVGSNTIIDNMVQIGHGCQIGVGCAIAGQAGLAGGVKVGKRVILAGQSGVANQVKIGDGAIASAQAGIHHDVAPGEIVSGMPAVPHKLYLKASAIYHRLPEMYQSFKQLQRQLGKK; encoded by the coding sequence ATGAAATTTAGCGAAATTGCCAGTAAATTTGCTGAAGCTGCCACAGATAATAGTTTCAGCAATAGCCCAGACCAAGATCCAGAAATTACAGGTTTAGCTGCCTTAGATGAAGCTACACTTGGTGATCTTAGTTACGTTGAAGGGGCAAAATTTGCGTCTCTTGTCAGCCAGACAAACGCTAGTGCTTTAATTTTACCCCAAGATAAAACCTTACAAGTACAAGCACAAGAACGCGGTATGGCTTGGATAGCTACGCCAGATCCGCGATTGTTGTTTGCCCAAGCGATCGCACTTTTTTACCAACCATACCGTCCTGCACCAGAAATTCATCCCACTGCGGTAATTCATAGCACAGCAAAAGTTGGTCAAGATGTTTATATTGGCCCCCATGCGGTGGTTCAGCAGGGTGTAGAAATTGGCAATGGTGCAATTATTCATCCCAATGTAGTCATTTATCCCGATGCTAAAATAGGCGATCGCACCACCTTACACGCCAACTGTACTATTCATGAACGTACCCGCATCGGTCCTGATTGCGTAATTCACAGTGGGGCTGTAATAGGTGCAGAAGGCTTTGGTTTTGTGCCTACCCGCACTGGTTGGCTAAAAATGGAACAATCTGGTTATACTGTCCTCGAAGATCATGTAGAAGTTGGCTGTAACAGTGCCATTGACCGCCCAGCCGTGGGAGAAACACGCGTAGGGAGTAATACAATAATTGACAACATGGTGCAAATCGGACATGGTTGCCAAATTGGTGTTGGTTGTGCGATCGCGGGTCAAGCTGGACTAGCTGGAGGCGTGAAAGTGGGGAAGCGCGTCATCTTAGCTGGACAGTCAGGAGTTGCCAATCAAGTAAAAATTGGTGATGGTGCGATCGCCTCTGCTCAAGCCGGTATTCATCATGATGTCGCACCAGGAGAAATTGTCTCTGGGATGCCAGCAGTACCTCACAAACTATATCTCAAAGCATCTGCTATTTATCATCGTCTCCCGGAAATGTATCAATCCTTCAAGCAATTACAACGCCAGTTAGGTAAAAAATGA
- a CDS encoding CoB--CoM heterodisulfide reductase iron-sulfur subunit B family protein — MLTQTLKYAYYPGCVAQGACRELYQSTQALTQALGIELIELKKAACCGSGTFKEDSQLLEDTVNARNIALAEELNLPLLTHCSTCQGVIGHVNENLKQCQTDNPGYVEQVNGLLQKEGCSPYRGSSEVKHILYALLADYGLEEITKRVTRKLTGLKCAAFYGCYLLRAQKYMPYDDPFHPEGMENMFRAVGATPIYYRGRTQCCGWPLSSYATNQSFQMAGMHIQDALAHGADCIVTPCPLCHLNLDSRQPEVEKVIEKRLGLPILHLPQLIALALGVSPKELGLDRHIVSTKPVLEKLGF, encoded by the coding sequence ATGCTAACTCAGACCCTAAAATACGCCTATTACCCCGGCTGTGTTGCCCAAGGAGCTTGCCGGGAACTTTACCAGTCTACTCAAGCCCTGACTCAAGCATTGGGCATTGAACTGATTGAACTTAAAAAAGCTGCCTGTTGTGGTTCAGGCACATTTAAAGAAGATTCCCAATTATTAGAAGATACTGTCAACGCCCGAAATATTGCTTTAGCAGAAGAATTAAATCTACCACTACTGACTCATTGCAGCACTTGTCAAGGTGTTATTGGTCACGTGAACGAAAATTTGAAACAATGTCAAACAGACAACCCTGGCTACGTTGAGCAAGTAAATGGCTTGTTGCAAAAAGAAGGGTGTTCACCTTATCGTGGCAGTAGCGAAGTTAAACATATTCTCTATGCTCTGCTTGCAGATTATGGTTTGGAGGAAATTACCAAACGTGTGACTCGTAAGTTAACCGGATTAAAATGTGCCGCTTTTTATGGCTGCTATCTCCTCCGCGCACAAAAATATATGCCCTATGATGACCCCTTCCACCCCGAAGGCATGGAAAATATGTTTCGGGCGGTAGGCGCAACACCAATTTATTACCGTGGTCGCACCCAATGTTGCGGTTGGCCTCTTTCTAGTTACGCTACTAACCAGTCTTTCCAAATGGCTGGGATGCATATTCAAGATGCCTTAGCTCACGGTGCTGACTGTATAGTTACTCCTTGTCCTTTGTGCCATCTAAATTTAGATTCTCGTCAGCCAGAAGTAGAAAAGGTGATTGAGAAACGGCTAGGTTTACCAATTCTGCACTTACCGCAGTTGATTGCTTTGGCTTTAGGGGTTAGTCCCAAGGAACTTGGTTTAGATCGTCACATCGTTTCTACCAAACCAGTCTTAGAAAAATTGGGATTTTAA